The Aggregicoccus sp. 17bor-14 genome contains the following window.
GCGCCTCATCGACGGCTGCCGCCGCCACGCGAACCTGGACGTGGAGATCTCCGGCATCGCGGGCCTGCCCTTCGCGAGCGCCGCCACCCTGAAGCAGGAGCGGGCGCTGGTGGAGCGGGTCATCGACCTGGACTGCGTGGTGGGCTACCAGCGGCTGGAGGCGCAGCCCGGCGCGCTCGTCACCGAGCACCCCGCGCGCTTCGAGATGCGCACCGAGGCGCGGACCTTCACCGAGTTCCTCGACTCCTTCGAGCAGCGCGAGCCCGGCGACGTGACGGTGCCCATGCTGCGCTTCCTCGACCCCGCGCTCGAGGACGCCGTGGAGGAGACGTCGCAGTACGTGGACGGGCTCGCGGCGGACCACAAGGAGGCGCGGCGCCAGGTGCCGCTCGACGGGCGCACGCGCCTGGTGAACACCGCGCCCTCCACGCAGCAGTTCCCGCTCGGCGACTGGCTCGGCGCGCACCGCGTGCCGGCGCGCGTGGCCGGGGAGCCGGTGACGGTGGTGCGCTCGGTGGAGGGCTTCGGGCTCGCGTGCGCGCCGTCCTTGAGCCCGCGCCGCTTCAGCGACCCCACGCTGGACCAGGGCGAGGACGGGAAGGTGCTGCTCGCGGCGCTCGCCGCCTTCGAGCGCCCCGCCACCGTGGCGAGCGCGGTGGCGGCGCTGGGCGCGAAGGCGAAGCTGCACCCGGCCGCCGCGCGCGAGGTCATCGAGCACCTGGTGGCCGGGCGCTTCCTGCAGCCGGCGGGTGCCGCGCGGCAGGCGCGCTCGGGCAGCTGAGGCCTAGCGCCTGCGGCCGTAGACGGTCTCCACCGCCTTCTGCGGCTCGCCGCCCGGCTCGATGTTGTAGGCCGTGATGACCAGCTGGTCCGGCGCGCGCAGCTCGTGCTCGGTGCGCCAGCCCCAGCGCGGGCCGCCCTTGCCGTCGCCGTAGCTGCCCTGCACGTAGAAGCCCGCGGGGGTGAGGCCGCCGGTGGCGAACATGATGGACGAGCTCATGTGGAAGCTGTGCACCCACGAGCTCTCGAACTGCTGCGACTCGTCGTTGAAGGCGTAGATGGCGAGTGAGCGGTGCTGCTTGCCGTCGAAGGCCTCCTCGTACTCGTGCGCGACGAAGTTCCCCTCGCCCATCTTCCGGATGCGGCCGCGGGTGGTGAACTCCGCGAAGGGCGCCTGGGCCGGGTCGAACCAGATCTTCGAGCGGCCCACCCACTCGTCACAGAGGGAGAGCAGCAGCTCGCGCGGCGAGGGGGGCAGGGGAGGGGTCATGGGGCATTCATAGGCGAGGGGCCCCACCCCAGGTCCATACCCACCCTCCCGAGGTCGTACGCGACCCCGCTTCGTTGCGCAGCTGACAATTTTGGGCGCCCCGCGGGTGACGCTTTTCGTCATCCGACCCAGCCCTTTGCGGCACTCCCGGCTCGCATCCCCCAGAACCGTCAGGACTGTTCGGGAACAGTCACACTGGCCCTCTACGTGCAACCGCTGTCCACGCTGCGTTCAGGGGAATCCCCTGGCAGCGCTCCCACATCCGGCGCGGATGTCGGAGCCCAACGCTGGACGTCTGCCGAGGAGAGTCATGACGGTGCGGTCGGGTGGAGTGAAGACGCAGGCGCGGCTGGCGCTCCTGTCGGTGCTGGTGGCGACGGCGGCCTTCGCGGGCCCCCACATCGAGCTGGACATCAAGCCGTTCAAGCAGGTGGTGCAGACCAAGGGCGGCGTGAAGACGACGACCCGCGTGTCCGCGGACTCGGCCGCACCGGGCGAGACCATCGACTACGAGGTCCACTACAAGAACGCCGGCGACGCGCCCGCGGTGAACGCGGTGGTGGACGATCCCGTCCCCGCGGGCACGAGCTACGTGGCGGGGAGCGCCGCGGGCCCCGGCTCCGACATCACCTTCTCCATCGACGGCGGCAAGACCTTCGCGCCCGCGGCCCAGCTCTTCCGCACCGCGCGCGGCGCGAGCGGCAAGACCGAGCGTCAGCCCGCGAGCCCCGCCGAGTACACCCACGTCCGCTGGACCCTGAAGCGGGTCGAGGCGGGCGCCGCCGGCACCCTGACCTTCCAGGTGCGCGTGAAGTGAGCAGAGCCCCGCCCGCGGCCGTCCGCGCGGGCCCCCTTGTCGCTGTGCAGTCCCTCTCCCCCAACGTCGTCCCGTCCGAGGTGCAGTCTTGAGTCCCTCCCCGTCCCTCCCCCTTCCGCGCTCGCTCCGCGCGCTGCTCTTCGGTGCCGTCGTGGCCGTGGTGCTGCCGGCGAGCGCCTACGCGTCCACCGCTGCCAACACCAAGATCTCCAACGTCGCGAAGGTGAACTACAAGGACGCTGGTAACAACGACCAGCCCGAGGTCGTCAGCGCTCCGGCGGACGTCACCGTCCAGCTCGTGGCCTCGGCCCCGAACCTCAGCTCGCCGGCCAACCAGACCATCCAGCAGGGCACCTCGGCGACGCTCTCGTACACCATCACCGGTACGGCGAACGGCCTGGACACGTACACCCTCGGCTCCGGCGCGACGCCCAGCAACGTCACCGGCGTCACGCCCGCCTTCCCGGCCAGCGTCCAGCTCGGCGGTACCACGCTGTCCGCGGATGCGACGGTCGGCGCCACCACCATCCAGGTGCCGTTCGACGGCAACAGCGACGGCTCGGTCAACGGCATCGCCGTGAGCGACAAGATCGTCATCGGCGGCGTCACGTACACGGTGGCGGCGATCTCCGAGAACCCGGGGACCAACCGCGCGACCATCACGCTGAGCTCCGCCATCACCGTCCTGGCGAGCGTGGGCCAGATCGTCGGCGAGACCCAGACCTTCACCGTCACCGTGGCCTCGGGCAACGTGACCGGCACCAACACCAGCGGCACGCAGACCGTGGTCTCCACGGCCACCTCGACGACCACCGCCACGGCGACGACGACCCAGACCACCCCCACGGTCATCACCGTCAACCGCTCGGTGCTCACCATCAGCAAGCTGGTCTCCATCGACGGCGGCGCGACCTTCGCGGCCACGGCGAACGCCGCGCCGGGCACCAGCCTGGTGTACAAGATCGTCGTGTCGAACGCGGGCGCCTCGGCCGCCAGC
Protein-coding sequences here:
- a CDS encoding DUF11 domain-containing protein; amino-acid sequence: MSPSPSLPLPRSLRALLFGAVVAVVLPASAYASTAANTKISNVAKVNYKDAGNNDQPEVVSAPADVTVQLVASAPNLSSPANQTIQQGTSATLSYTITGTANGLDTYTLGSGATPSNVTGVTPAFPASVQLGGTTLSADATVGATTIQVPFDGNSDGSVNGIAVSDKIVIGGVTYTVAAISENPGTNRATITLSSAITVLASVGQIVGETQTFTVTVASGNVTGTNTSGTQTVVSTATSTTTATATTTQTTPTVITVNRSVLTISKLVSIDGGATFAATANAAPGTSLVYKIVVSNAGASAASAVVITDVIPEYLSYVAGSARTAPTAGTAYTSATAITDPVDSDSYSFDSVARKATLAPSGTLAANSDIVLFFTAKID
- a CDS encoding DUF11 domain-containing protein, giving the protein MTVRSGGVKTQARLALLSVLVATAAFAGPHIELDIKPFKQVVQTKGGVKTTTRVSADSAAPGETIDYEVHYKNAGDAPAVNAVVDDPVPAGTSYVAGSAAGPGSDITFSIDGGKTFAPAAQLFRTARGASGKTERQPASPAEYTHVRWTLKRVEAGAAGTLTFQVRVK
- a CDS encoding DUF1579 family protein; translation: MTPPLPPSPRELLLSLCDEWVGRSKIWFDPAQAPFAEFTTRGRIRKMGEGNFVAHEYEEAFDGKQHRSLAIYAFNDESQQFESSWVHSFHMSSSIMFATGGLTPAGFYVQGSYGDGKGGPRWGWRTEHELRAPDQLVITAYNIEPGGEPQKAVETVYGRRR